Proteins encoded by one window of Salvia splendens isolate huo1 chromosome 14, SspV2, whole genome shotgun sequence:
- the LOC121765090 gene encoding isochorismate synthase, chloroplastic-like, giving the protein MFDRGMYAGPVGWFGGAESEFAVGIRSALVGKDSGAILYAGTGIVEGSDSSLEWKELELKTSQFTKLMKHEAPLVPMREIVEL; this is encoded by the exons ATGTTTGATCGTGGAATGTATGCTGGCCCTGTTGGATGGTTTGGTGGTGCAGAGAGTGAGTTTGCTGTGGGAATAAGGTCAGCACTGGTTGGAAAG GATTCTGGCGCGATACTCTATGCTGGAACCGGGATCGTAGAAGGAAGCGATTCTTCCCTAGAATGGAAAGAACTGGAGCTGAAGACTTCACAG TTCACCAAACTGATGAAACACGAGGCACCTCTAGTGCCAATGAGGGAGATAGTCGAACTCTAA